GCTCGTCAATGATATGGACCGTGCGTATTTCGGCCGCGGCGACAGTAACGACCAGGTGGGCGTCATCGACAATATGCGCGCCGTGTTCGGGCGGTCGTATGCCGCCGAGCCGGACCGGCTGATCGAAGAGCTGCGCCGGGACGAAGCCATTGCCGAAGCGGATACGCTGTTGTTGACCGTGCCGAATCAGCTTGGCGTGGACTATAACGTGCACGTTTTGTCCGCGGTGCTCGAGCACGTGGCGCCAGCGCTCGGGTGGCGCTGACGGCGGCATAAATACAGCGCCTGGTTCCGCGACGCCTGGCTCCGCGGCGTCGCGGAACCAGGCGTCGCAGCCCTATTACACCACCGAACCCAGCTTGAAAATCGGCAAATACATCGCCACCACCAGCCCACCGATCAGCACCCCGAGAATAACCATGATCAGCGGCTCCATCAGCGACGACAACGCCGCCACCGCCTCATCGACCTCATCCTCGAAGAAATCCGCCACCTTGCCCAGCATGGCGTCGAGCGAGCCCGACTCTTCGCCGATCTGCACCATCTGGATCACGAGATTAGGAAACACGTCCGCATTCTGCATCGACGCGGTCAGGCTGGTACCCGTGCTCACTTCATTCTGGATCTTGCGCGTCGCTTCCAGGTAGACCGCATTGCCCGAGGCGCCGCCGACCGAGTCGAGCGCTTCGACCAGCGGCACGCCGGCCGCGAACATGGTCGACAGGGTGCGCGTCCAGCGCGCGATAGTCGCCTTGCGGATCACGCTGCCGAAGATCGGCAGGCGCAGCAGCAGGCGGTCCATCACCTGCTGCATCTTGAGCGAGCGGCGCCAGGCCTGGAAGAACAGGTAGAGCCCGGCGAACAGCGAACCGAAGATCACATACCACCACTCCACGACGAAGTCCGAGATCGCCATCACCACCACGGTCGGGGCCGGCAAATCGGCGCCGAAGCTGGCGAACACCTGCTTGAAGGCCGGCACCACCCAGATCATGATGACGGCAGTGACGATCAGGGCCACTGCAAGAATGGCGATCGGATAGGTCAGGGCCGACTTGATCTTGCCCTTGAGCGCCAGCGTCTTCTCCTTGTAGATCGCCAGGCGTGTGAGCAGGTCTTCCAGGATGCCGGCCTGTTCGCCCGCGCCGACCAGGTTGCAGAACAGCGGATCGAAGTACAGCGGGAACTTGCGGAAGGCGCGGTTCAGGCTGGTGCCGGTCTCGACGTCGTTGCGCAGGTCCTGGATCAGCTTGGCCAT
This portion of the Telluria beijingensis genome encodes:
- a CDS encoding type II secretion system F family protein, with amino-acid sequence MATAPQPKSRGAQVKENVYAWEGKDKTGRVVRGEVRAGGEAIVNVTLRRQGIMVTKVKKKVYRSGRKITDKDLTMFTRQLATMMKAGVPLLQSFDIVGKGHGNPAMAKLIQDLRNDVETGTSLNRAFRKFPLYFDPLFCNLVGAGEQAGILEDLLTRLAIYKEKTLALKGKIKSALTYPIAILAVALIVTAVIMIWVVPAFKQVFASFGADLPAPTVVVMAISDFVVEWWYVIFGSLFAGLYLFFQAWRRSLKMQQVMDRLLLRLPIFGSVIRKATIARWTRTLSTMFAAGVPLVEALDSVGGASGNAVYLEATRKIQNEVSTGTSLTASMQNADVFPNLVIQMVQIGEESGSLDAMLGKVADFFEDEVDEAVAALSSLMEPLIMVILGVLIGGLVVAMYLPIFKLGSVV